In a single window of the Elaeis guineensis isolate ETL-2024a chromosome 4, EG11, whole genome shotgun sequence genome:
- the LOC105048962 gene encoding polyphenol oxidase, chloroplastic has protein sequence MASLPQPNLSTSSLSTCPSSFACPFYRQRRRVPLSSKKSHVHPRISCKATRNEHEKPMPTTEAIGSSGKLDRRDMLIGLGGLYGAATGLGVNRKALGLPIEAPDVSKCGPADLPSGATPTDCCPPSTSKIIDFKLPPRSDPLRIRSAAHLVDSEYLAKYAKAVELMKALPADDPRNFTQQANVHCAYCDGSYDQIGFPDIELQVHNSWIFFPWHRFYLYFHEKILGKLIGDETFALPFWNWDAPAGMQMPSIYTDPSSSLYNKLRDAKHQPPYLIDLDFNGQDPSFTYDQQIDYNLKIMYRQVITNGKTAQLFMGSPYRAGDQPNPGAGSLENVPHGTVHVWTGDRNQPNGEDMGTLYSAARDSIFYAHHSNVDRMWNVWKMLGGKHKDFEDKDWLNSSFLFYDENADLVRVKVKNCLDTQGLRYTYQDVEIPWLKTRPTPKGTAAAKKGARSLRAVTEATFPVTLDSSVSATVRRPKVSRSRKEKEDEEEVLVVEGIEFDRDMFIKFAVYINTPEEDGVDPGSTEFAGSFVNVPHKNSHSKKEKKVRTALRLGITDLLEDLGAEADDSVLVTLVPRKGKVKVGGLRLEFLK, from the coding sequence ATGGCAAGCCTCCCTCAACCAAATTTATCTACCTCCTCCCTCTCCACCTGCCCTAGCTCCTTTGCATGCCCCTTCTATCGACAGAGGCGTCGGGTCCCTCTTTCCTCCAAGAAATCTCACGTCCATCCCAGAATCTCATGCAAAGCAACAAGGAATGAACATGAGAAGCCCATGCCCACCACGGAGGCCATAGGATCTTCAGGCAAGCTCGACCGCCGTGATATGCTCATCGGCCTTGGTGGGCTCTATGGAGCTGCCACCGGACTTGGAGTCAACCGCAAGGCCCTCGGACTCCCCATTGAAGCCCCTGACGTCTCCAAATGTGGCCCCGCTGACCTCCCGTCCGGCGCAACACCTACTGACTGCTGCCCACCATCCACCTCCAAAATCATCGACTTCAAGCTCCCGCCACGCTCCGACCCCCTTCGCATCCGCTCTGCTGCCCACTTAGTTGACTCAGAGTACTTGGCAAAGTATGCCAAGGCCGTGGAGCTCATGAAGGCCTTGCCGGCCGACGACCCACGTAACTTCACCCAACAGGCTAACGTCCACTGCGCCTACTGTGATGGCTCCTACGACCAGATCGGCTTCCCTGACATCGAGCTCCAGGTCCACAATTCCTGGATCTTTTTCCCCTGGCACCGGTTCTACCTCTACTTCCATGAGAAAATACTCGGCAAGCTCATTGGCGACGAGACCTTCGCGCTTCCCTTCTGGAATTGGGATGCACCCGCTGGCATGCAAATGCCTTCCATCTATACCGACCCTTCTTCGTCGCTGTATAACAAGCTTCGTGACGCCAAGCACCAGCCACCGTACCTCATCGACCTCGACTTCAATGGGCAGGACCCATCCTTCACCTACGACCAGCAAATCGACTACAACTTAAAGATAATGTATCGCCAAGTGATCACTAATGGGAAGACAGCACAACTGTTCATGGGATCCCCCTACCGCGCTGGGGACCAGCCAAATCCTGGCGCAGGCTCGCTCGAGAACGTGCCGCACGGCACCGTCCATGTATGGACTGGTGATAGGAACCAGCCAAATGGAGAGGACATGGGCACGCTTTACTCAGCTGCTCGTGATTCCATCTTCTATGCCCACCACTCCAACGTCGATCGCATGTGGAATGTGTGGAAGATGCTCGGTGGAAAGCACAAGGACTTCGAAGACAAGGACTGGCTAAATTCCTCCTTTCTCTTCTACGACGAGAACGCCGACCTAGTTCGAGTCAAAGTTAAAAATTGTCTGGATACTCAGGGGCTCCGCTACACCTACCAAGATGTCGAGATCCCTTGGCTGAAAACTCGACCCACTCCCAAGGGTACTGCGGCAGCGAAGAAGGGGGCAAGATCACTACGAGCGGTCACAGAGGCGACGTTCCCGGTGACCTTGGACTCGTCAGTGAGTGCGACGGTGAGGCGGCCCAAGGTGTCGAGGAGCAGGAAGGAGAAAGAGGACGAGGAGGAGGTCCTGGTGGTCGAGGGGATCGAGTTCGACCGCGACATGTTCATCAAGTTCGCCGTGTACATTAACACGCCGGAGGAGGACGGGGTTGACCCCGGGTCAACTGAGTTTGCCGGGAGCTTCGTCAACGTGCCTCACAAAAACAGTCAcagcaagaaggagaagaaggtgagGACGGCGCTGCGGCTGGGGATAACGGACTTGCTGGAGGACCTTGGGGCCGAGGCAGACGATAGTGTGCTCGTCACGCTGGTTCCGAGGAAGGGAAAGGTGAAGGTGGGTGGTCTCCGGCTTGAGTTCTTGAAATGA